In Panicum virgatum strain AP13 chromosome 5K, P.virgatum_v5, whole genome shotgun sequence, the genomic window agcggagcggcggcggcaatgtcTTCCAACGGCAAGCCCACCCCGcagcccccggccgccgccggcaacggcgccggcggcccgccCAAGATGTACCAGCGGCCAATCTACCGCCCGCAGCAGGGGCCTGCcaagcgcggccgcggcgggcgctcCTGCCCgttcagctgctgctgctgcttcttctggacggtcctcatcatcctcctcctcgccttcaTCGCCGCCGTGGTGGGGGGCGCCTTCTACCTCCTGTACCGCCCGCACCGCCCGGCCTTCACGCTCACCGTGGCGCGCGTCACCAAGCtgagcgtctcctccaccgccacggCGCCCGCGGTCACCGACGCCATCGACGTCACGCTCACCGCCAGGAACCCCAACAAGAAGCTCGTCTACTTCtacgacgacttcaccgtcacggccgccaccgccgccaacgCCGTCCCGCTCGGGGACGCCTCCGTGTCCGGGTTCGCGCACGACGCCGGCAACATCACCGTCATCAAGGCCACCGTCTCCGCCTCCGCTCTCGCGATCGACCCCACCGCCAGCTCCGACATCAAGAAGTCCGGCGAGTTCCCCATCACCGTCGACCTGGAGACCAAGGCCGGCGTCAAGGTGGGCGGGCTCAAGACCAAGAAGATTGGCATCCGGGTGCACTGCGACGGCATCAAGGtgaccgcgcccgcgccgcctcccccggcgaagaagaagaagctcgcgaaggccgccgcggacgcgcctGCGCCCGCGGCCGTCGAcgacgcgccggcgccgcccgcgccggcggccaccgTCGCGCGCGTGTGCCAGGTCAGGATCCGAGTCAAGATCTGGAAGTGGACCTTCTAGTCACGTCGCCAACCTCCTAGGAGCCGCATTGCAAAAATTTTcgggtaaaaaaaaaagtggcTTTGCCTTTTCACGTTGATTGAAGGAAGTTTCTCCAGTAGGAAACCGTAGCAGGAATCAAACGTCGGTGGTTGTAAATTTTTGTGTTTGAATTTTACCAAAATTTGGTTgacgggggaggggaggagccgGGAGCGAAGCCAGGAAGTGATGCGGTGAAGCGAAAGGAGGAGGCTATGATTTCTGCAGTGTGAGGCTTGAACGAtttgttcatttttttttaGTACTTTTCCTTATTTTTCACCTTCTTGTTGGTAGTGCCAGTACAATTTGATGATTTGTTGTTACTTTAACTATGTAATCCAAATTATCCGAATGTATAATTGGTAGTGACATGCAAGTGTAGTTCTAGTACTGTACTCTCCCCATTTTTGTGTGTTTATCATTCAATTTGCAGATGAAGTGAACAAAGCTTTGGTCTGAATTTTCAATTTGCCACAATGTAATGGGCAAAGCAAGCGACACAATGGGGGTCAGTAGGGAATTGGGAAGTGTCGGTGAGCCTGATCTCGCCAGTGTTTGACTAAAATTTATACGTagataaaaaaatactaaaagaTATCAAATCATGGTTGCTTTGTCATGTGGAGGACAGTGAGGTTGGGGCAGCAGAGCAGTTCGATCCTGTGCGTTACGTGACGTGACCTGTGGGGAGGGAGACGCATGAACTATAGGCAGTGCTAGTGAGAAAccagagtactctatcctgtttgtgatgggttaattgtcaaccgtgcggtgtgatcgtgtaattgtcaaccgtgcggtgtgatcgtgcgcttagtctttggattgcaggtacacgggcgtcgagtgtcgacggggagctgccgtggagatgctgtggccgatggaccgtgcggtggacggcggtaaAGGGCAGCCTGGACCGGAGcccggaccgggcggcagctgtggcgtcccatcttggatcgagggcgcaagcggcgacggaaggcgggtttcttggtttgcgccacaaaaccaaggaggcggacggcggttgaagacgccaagtcgtggaggtgacgggcgtcggtctcgggactgacggaggcgacgggcgtcgacggcatctagggcctcgctgcgggcgaggaggtgacgggcgtcgggcggcgtctagggccgtcagaaggccgaggcgggaacggcgtctagggacacggcgtggaggcgggaatctttccgcgcgtgaggttttcgcggtttttctcaaaaccggccacctacccgggtttcacggaccctccaaaaccgcggaccggatcttcatcgacgtggcggcatcacaGCAAAGACTttgagtcgaagaaagaagctccgccaTCGATCGAAGCTGTACAGCAGGGTGCtgctgacccgaccggtctggctgcagcagccgggtataaatacccccaccagcccatggctggttgagtctcttgagtcttttgttttctctgagtttttccttctcccagcctctgctctaggttagggccaaggactccaacgcaaagagagtttagattatagatattctcttcaatctagtgggtggatgatgggcggatggctctagcctttgtataggtgaattcctcggtgattaatggatgaaatttatttgagattcacttgtgtgtgctgagcatctcgtcctccctttctctcttgcgttttgggtttaattctcctcttttggtgtgtttcttgtttggaggagatCAACCCTTGAATTTgtggtttgatggactctttGTGATGATTCTAATCTTTCTAGCCATGTGCTAAACCTACTGGAAtcgagagttctcacgaattggcgatttcgtgttcttgagaaaaccccaatcctctttgatccttcctcgatttctctcgatcCATGAATCTTTTGGGTGAAATCCTTTgaggatatgttcacggggtagttacgaagctttcctccaagtttcgttgaatttggacttcgtttgctcgagatttgacatttggagctttgttggcgggctgactgggagagaccggtctgaccggtctgtgcaaccggtctgaccggtctgcagtttaaaattcccagcccgaccggtcagactggtccagtacaccggtcagaccggtctgtgtgtGCTGTGCTGCAATTTGTGAAGTTTCACTCACTTTGCTTCCGCGCTGCAacctgggtcttctgcttcgagatagctggtccatagctattctcgttGACCTGGGTTggagggcttgcggtgattttgggacgtAGGCCGTCGATTCGAATTtcggtatcagagcttggttgaggttttcaataccttaaccggttcgaaaaccacttgagGACTATGgtgagtcttggtaagatcctggtgttttccggcgagtactatgcctactggaaggttcgcatgagagctttcctgcagagcatgagagccgaggtctgggagattaccacgaaccaccTTTACGAGGTACTTGCTGTTCGGACCGCACCGctccaggtgacccagcacgaggctaacgccaaggccgtcaatgtcttgttcgctggcgtttctcgtgcggagttctcacgcgtccagggttttcaggaagcccataaaatttggacgtgccttgagaactaccacgagggtacacctcaggtgaaggccagactgttcgagactcaccggcgtgagtacgagaacttcacacaggagccgggtgagagcattgacctgatgttcagtcgttttcagtcgattgtgaacaaggtcaatgcgaacagatctgctggtacCCTTGAGttcacagagcacgagaaggccctcaagttgctttacgcacttgatcgctctgtgtgggatctcaaggtgaacacgatcattgagtctgcaggctatgagactcggaccgtgaatgagcttttcagcaagctcaaggccacggaggtggataaccagacacgagccaagctcaatggtgcccctccttccaagagcgtcgctcttgtgactgggccaggtggatcgagctctaacgctaactatgctcttggcttttctcttgcctctttgccttctgtttcagatgagcagctggagacgctgggcgacgacgacttgtgcctcctgatcagcaagttccagcgcgtctaccacaacaggcagaggaagaagaaccccgggtgctacaactgcggcgatctgaaccacttcgtcgcTGATTGCCCCAAAAAGTCCGGcagtggccagaacaactccttcgactactaccgccaccgccaccgcgacgagggaggctccaacaaggagcgtcggcgccacaagcaccgcagtcgtgaccggggaggacgcttcgacaaggagtcgctcaagaaacgcttccagtacaaggccaagaagcgggagaaggccttcctggcgcagctcagcgacctcgacaagagctccgacaccgaccgctcttcttcaccgacctctgacgacgacgacaagaagaagaagcgggacaaggaagccaccggcttcatcggcctttccttggcggccggtcggcgcaagagcttctgctccatggcgggcgaagccgatggtgctcgtgcatcttgtggtggacatgctacaccgacgcactccggctcttctcctggatccgagagcgattcagaggtaaactccacgatcgacctgcttgatacagaggttagggagttgtacgccgctctcgacaaccagaagaggctgcttaaggaagcagctagagagcgtagaaagcttagggctgagctggcttgtgctagggagaaatctagtgaggatgagtgcactggttgcatatctcacatgaacgatcttgttgctctccgtgccaagcatgatgagaacgtcgcgaacttagatgttgctaagacttcgctttctgacgtgtctcacgagctagccaaggccaaacatgagcttgaacttgtcaaggacgctcctaTTGTCAGTgttgtgcttgaatgcgatgagtgtcctatcttcaagtctgatctagcttctttgcagtccaagtttgctactgttgtttgtgaactagaggagcttagatctaggcttgctttgcttggtgcttgcaagctttgtcccacgcttaggttggagctagaggagaagaacgctttgatcaagtcttttggaaagactaagatcgtagagtctagcccacctattgactgctctgtctatcctggtttgatctctgatttggataatcttgcggtagagaaagccaacttggagaatgagaacacataccttAAGGCGattttgagttgggtttctagcagtgagccgcagttgcacatgatgattaagcagttcaagcgtggtgatgggtttggggtcggttacacatacacgaagtcagactttgacaggttgtatggtaagattggcaaggctgctggaaacactgctagcacgagcacacagtcttcgcttgttgaccccgcggatggtgtgctgaaagaaccacaaaaagcacctccacagaagcaggtttgggttccaaagcccaatgagctgaggaatcccctcgacacgctccctgctgccacagcctaggttgcccagaagaagagggctcctcctccccgtccgcaagctaggcctccacctcccaagcgtgaggtgaggtaccactgcgagttctgtgacagggaaggtcacctggaggagttttgcttcaagAGGAAGcaggctgtgaggagagagcaggagagacggaatgcggacatgtactctgctcgggtgcatggtccttctcggcgcggtgataggcgagatgctagggcgcgccgtgtaggtggaggtcagggagacggtggtggttaccgtgctccagcgggtggtcgttttgccggtcgtgctcctggtcgttttcagtacggctatggaccacgggaccgaggctttggaggaggttttgaggctccacgctttcctcgcggtggtgttcgtcagtctttggattgcaggtacacgggcgtcgagtgtcgacggggagctgccgtggaggtgctgttgccgatggaccgtgcagtggacggcggtgaagggcagcctggaccggagctcggaccgagcggcagctgtagcgtccactcctggatcgagggcgcaagcggcgacggaaggcgagtttcttggtttgcgccacaaaaccaaggaggcggacggcggttgaagacgccaagtcgtggaggtgacgggcgtcggtctcgggactgacggaggcgacgggcgtcgacggcgtctagggcctcgctgcgggcgaggaggtgacgggcgtcgggcggcgtctagggccgtcagaaggccgaggcgggaacggcgtctagggtcacggcgtggaggcgggaatcttcccgcgcgtgaggttttggcggttttctcaaaaccggccacctacccgggtttcgcagaccctccaaaaccgcggaccggatcttcgtcgacgtggcggcatcgtagcaaagacttcgagtcgaagaaacaAGCTCCGCCATCGATCGAAGCTGTACAGCAGGGTGCtgctgacccgaccggtctgaccggtcccctggaccggtctggccggtctggccgcagcagccgggtataaatacccccaccagcccgtggctggttgagtctcttgagtcttttgttttctctgagtttttccttctcccagcctctgctctaggttagggccaaggactccaacgctgtaacatcccgaaaattgactaaaataaatcatgcgctaaggtggtgtttcatcgttgagctcgagatccttCAAAAACCCTACACCCTAAATCCCG contains:
- the LOC120705710 gene encoding NDR1/HIN1-like protein 6; amino-acid sequence: MSSNGKPTPQPPAAAGNGAGGPPKMYQRPIYRPQQGPAKRGRGGRSCPFSCCCCFFWTVLIILLLAFIAAVVGGAFYLLYRPHRPAFTLTVARVTKLSVSSTATAPAVTDAIDVTLTARNPNKKLVYFYDDFTVTAATAANAVPLGDASVSGFAHDAGNITVIKATVSASALAIDPTASSDIKKSGEFPITVDLETKAGVKVGGLKTKKIGIRVHCDGIKVTAPAPPPPAKKKKLAKAAADAPAPAAVDDAPAPPAPAATVARVCQVRIRVKIWKWTF